One genomic window of Amphiura filiformis chromosome 3, Afil_fr2py, whole genome shotgun sequence includes the following:
- the LOC140149111 gene encoding cadherin EGF LAG seven-pass G-type receptor 1-like codes for MRLAQKLNHTWTTVYNFEVIAMDGGVIPRYGRAKVEVVIVVSNENRPEFEEDYYEAKVDENAPVGTSVLQVIATDNDQGPSGTIMYSFVDGSNSDGAFNIHITTGVINTAIDLNRQNKYTLVVQASDQGSPPLTSTTRIYITIIKSDAKPVKQSILFTGGGSLFVTGGPKTTTEAIPTTPPNRYHPQFSEDSYLWTIHEDADIGTLVAVVSASDDDAHLGGQVKYSIEPDDLAEFTIDEISGSIKVAEALSGSRGSVFFRVIATDQHPGKPRSSSVDVEVVVAEINRHPPIFEKDFYEARVKENALRYSRVIQVTATDADTGRNGRIRYTFQAGKNGAGTFAIDRSLGIIRILKLLDRELISEYDLVVEATDTGIPKFKAEVPVHVIIRDVNDNAPKFSGYYLRMYIMENGPPFQLVGKIAATDADEGSNADIRYAMLLDSLDAYKFQLDFRTGDLHALDSLDREEQSEYRVTIRAASPLSLARL; via the exons ATGCGACTGGCACAAAAGTTGAACCACACATGGACTACTGTGTATAATTTTGAAGTAATAGCAATGGATGGTGGAGTAATTCCAAGATATGGAAGAGCCAAAGTTGAAGTTGTAATAGTGGTTAGTAATGAAAACAGACCGGAGTTTGAGGAGGATTATTATGAAGCTAAAGTGGATGAAAATGCACCAGTTGGAACAAGTGTATTGCAGGTGATTGCCACAGACAACGATCAAG GTCCAAGTGGTACCATCATGTATTCCTTTGTAGATGGTAGTAACTCAGATGGAGCATTTAACATCCACATAACCACAGGTGTAATCAACACAGCCATTGATTTGAACAGACAAAATAAATATACCTTGGTTGTACAAGCATCAGACCAGGGATCACCACCACTCACTTCTACAACACGTATCTACATCACAATTATCAAAAGCGATGCCAAACCAGTCAAACAAAGTATCCTGTTTACTGGAGGGGGATCTTTGTTTGTAACAGGAGGACCCAAAACAACCACTGAAGCAATACCTACTACGCCACCAAATCGATATCATCCACAGTTCTCAGAGGATTCCTACTTGTGGACAATACATGAAGATGCAGATATTGGAACATTGGTAGCCGTTGTCAGTGCATCTGATGATGATGCGCATCTGGGAGGACAAGTGAAATACTCTATAGAACCAGATGATTTGGCAGAATTTACTATTGATGAAATATCAG GATCTATCAAAGTAGCAGAAGCTCTAAGTGGAAGCAGAGGTAGTGTGTTTTTCCGTGTTATTGCAACAGACCAGCATCCAGGGAAACCCAGATCAAGTTCAGTTGATGTGGAAGTAGTAGTTGCAGAGATCAATAGACATCCACCTATTTTTGAGAAGGACTTTTATGAGGCCAGAGTGAAAGAAAATGCATTGAGATATAGCAGGGTGATCCAAGTGACTGCTACTGATGCTGATACAG GCAGAAATGGGCGAATACGGTACACTTTTCAAGCTGGTAAGAACGGTGCTGGTACCTTTGCCATAGACAGATCTCTTGGTATCATTCGCATCCTAAAACTTCTCGACAGGGAACTAATATCTGAATATGATCTTGTGGTGGAAGCTACTGACACTGGCATTCCTAAATTCAAAGCTGAAGTTCCTGTACATGTCATCATCAGGGATGTTAATGATAATGCACCCAAGTTTTCAGGCTACTATCTCCGTATGTACATCATGGAAAATGGTCCACCATTTCAACTTGTCGGAAAAATAGCAGCCACCGATGCTGATGAAGGATCCAATGCTGACATTAGATATGCTATGTTGTTAGACTCACTGGATGCTTACAAATTCCAGTTGGATTTCCGAACAGGAGATTTGCATGCTCTGGATTCTTTGGATCGAGAGGAGCAGAGTGAGTATAGAGTGACCATACGTGCAGCTTCACCCCTCTCTTTAGCCAGGCTATAG